In a genomic window of Phoenix dactylifera cultivar Barhee BC4 unplaced genomic scaffold, palm_55x_up_171113_PBpolish2nd_filt_p 001570F, whole genome shotgun sequence:
- the LOC120108821 gene encoding pre-mRNA-splicing factor cwf23-like, with the protein MAGELDSKALLVRDICAISSVFTSCTHRRRSPRKPAFIDWYLILGVDEDSEVDAIRRRYRQLALQLHPDKNKHPKAEIAFKLVSEAYACLSDKIRRRHFNSDRRDSYCKECHQKSGINGTEERNGHDDRRRMKSKRILQALKEVQNRFKQECRVIESCLRANAAFQRDFPLFDPSDYLLFPEYPHHRDQVIKNPQDTRYNHASEIQNNNRRGGRCESPVYQARPENRPNRTKNSSFRY; encoded by the exons ATGGCAGGGGAATTGGATTCCAAAGCGCTGCTTGTGAGAGATATTTGCGCCATATCATCTGTATTCACTTCTTGCACTCATCGTCGCCGATCACCCCGGAAGCCGGCCTTCATTGATTGGTACCTCATTCTTGGA GTTGATGAAGATTCAGAGGTGGATGCAATCCGGAGGCGATACCGCCAACTGG CATTACAGCTTCATCCGGACAAGAACAAGCACCCCAAGGCTGAAATTGCATTCAAACTTGTCTCAGAG GCATATGCATGCCTCTCAGACAAAATTAGAAGAAGACACTTCAACTCTGATAGAAGGGACAGCTACTGCAAGGAATGCCACCAGAAGTCAGGCATTAATGGCACGGAGGAACGGAATGGTCACGACGATCGAAGAAGAATGAAGTCAAAGAGGATCCTACAGGCCCTGAAGGAAGTCCAGAACAGATTCAAACAGGAATGCAGAGTGATTGAGAGCTGCTTACGAGCCAATGCAGCTTTCCAAAGAGATTTTCCCCTCTTCGATCCTTCTGACTACCTGCTATTCCCAGAATATCCACACCACAGGGATCAGGTAATCAAAAATCCACAGGATACTCGGTATAACCACGCCAGCGAAATTCAGAACAACAACAGAAGAGGAGGTAGATGCGAGTCACCTGTCTACCAGGCAAGACCAGAAAATAGACCAAACAGAACGAAGAATTCCAGTTTCAGATATTGA